A DNA window from Fuerstiella sp. contains the following coding sequences:
- a CDS encoding zinc-binding dehydrogenase yields the protein MKCLTLNAVKSPLQLEERPDLRPGPGEVVLKVKAAALNRRDFWITLGMYPGIELPCVLGSDASGIVMSCGEGVDQSWIDREVVFDPGLDWGDNPNVQHLNFNIMGLPGDGTFATQVIVPASQLYARPTHLDWIESAALPLAGVTAYRAVFTQGSLQNGETVLITGIGGGVATFALQFAVAAGARVWVTSSSSAKIDRAIQLGAEGGFDYRDDDWWKQMSKDVGAPQLIVDSAGGSGYRNLLNLADAGGRVVSYGATTGPPEKLDLFKLFWKQLRLIGSTMGSPDDFTAMLKLVNEHKLRPVVDTVFPLEDGNIAVSRMNSSPQFGKYVLTNA from the coding sequence ATGAAATGCCTGACACTCAATGCTGTTAAGTCGCCTCTCCAGCTGGAAGAACGTCCCGATCTGAGACCGGGACCTGGTGAAGTCGTGTTAAAGGTCAAAGCCGCTGCTCTTAACCGTCGTGATTTCTGGATCACTCTGGGGATGTATCCTGGAATTGAATTGCCCTGTGTTTTAGGTTCCGACGCTTCCGGAATCGTGATGAGTTGCGGGGAAGGAGTGGATCAGTCGTGGATTGACAGGGAAGTCGTCTTCGATCCAGGTCTGGACTGGGGCGACAATCCAAACGTACAGCATCTCAACTTCAACATTATGGGTTTACCCGGCGACGGAACGTTTGCAACTCAGGTGATCGTACCGGCCAGTCAGTTGTATGCACGGCCGACACATCTCGACTGGATTGAATCTGCTGCGCTGCCGCTGGCAGGAGTCACGGCCTATCGGGCCGTGTTCACTCAGGGAAGTCTGCAAAATGGTGAAACAGTTCTGATCACTGGAATCGGCGGAGGGGTTGCAACGTTTGCTCTGCAGTTTGCTGTTGCTGCCGGTGCCAGAGTCTGGGTCACTTCATCTTCCTCCGCGAAGATTGACAGAGCGATTCAACTGGGAGCCGAGGGCGGATTTGATTACAGAGATGATGACTGGTGGAAACAGATGTCGAAAGACGTGGGTGCACCCCAACTGATCGTCGACAGCGCCGGCGGCAGTGGATACAGGAATTTGCTCAATCTGGCCGATGCCGGAGGTCGTGTTGTCAGTTACGGGGCGACCACGGGGCCACCGGAGAAATTGGATCTGTTCAAGTTGTTCTGGAAACAACTTCGTCTGATCGGTTCCACCATGGGATCACCGGACGATTTCACCGCAATGCTGAAGCTGGTCAATGAGCACAAGCTCCGACCTGTCGTTGATACTGTGTTTCCACTGGAAGATGGAAACATCGCTGTCAGCCGGATGAACTCATCACCGCAATTTGGCAAATATGTTCTTACCAATGCATGA
- a CDS encoding DUF1501 domain-containing protein — protein sequence MNRRNILASAGHGFAGLAASIMLSEESNATRSGGVVETLHHPARAKRVIQLFMSGAASHLDLWDYKPYLEKHHGEPSDFGEHIEAFQNGLGPWMKSPFRFAPYGECGKPLSDVVAPLGECVDDIAFVHNVAGKTGVHSQATYLQATGFQRPGFPGVGSWVSYALGTLNENLPSFVVLPDHRGYASNGPKNWGSAFLPASCQGTVIFPQRANPIADLNAKSSFLTSAGEADGRQLLQSLNQQYNDERPGDSRLQARLHSYELAAAMQLTAPEVFDLSTETERTLQMYGLDRVGRSRPSTINTPEETEYFGRKCLIARRLLERGVRFIQIWSGNDNRFPRRNWDSHENIEQDHGPLAAGMAVGTAALLKDLKQRGLLEDTIVLWTTEFGRLPSSQGGIGRDHNPFVFTNWLCGGGIRTGISYGPSDEWGYKPLDRENPTQVYDIHATILHLLGIDHKRLTVRHDGIDRRLTDVHGHVIDELLA from the coding sequence ATGAATCGACGAAACATTTTGGCGTCCGCAGGTCACGGTTTCGCCGGACTTGCTGCCTCGATCATGCTTTCTGAAGAATCAAATGCCACCAGGAGCGGCGGTGTCGTTGAGACTCTGCATCATCCGGCTCGCGCGAAGCGAGTGATCCAGCTGTTCATGAGCGGGGCGGCCAGTCATCTGGATCTGTGGGACTATAAACCATACTTGGAGAAGCATCACGGCGAACCGTCCGATTTTGGCGAACATATCGAAGCCTTCCAGAATGGACTTGGTCCGTGGATGAAGTCACCGTTTCGGTTCGCACCATACGGTGAATGTGGAAAACCGCTCAGCGATGTGGTGGCACCGCTCGGTGAGTGCGTGGACGATATCGCGTTCGTCCATAATGTTGCAGGAAAAACAGGAGTCCACAGTCAGGCAACTTATCTGCAGGCTACCGGATTTCAGCGACCCGGATTTCCGGGCGTGGGGTCCTGGGTAAGTTATGCCCTCGGAACGCTGAACGAAAACCTGCCATCCTTCGTTGTACTGCCGGACCATCGCGGTTACGCCAGCAATGGTCCGAAAAACTGGGGATCTGCATTTTTGCCGGCAAGCTGTCAGGGAACCGTCATTTTCCCTCAACGAGCAAATCCAATCGCAGATCTGAATGCAAAGTCTTCGTTTCTAACTTCTGCCGGCGAAGCAGATGGTCGACAACTGCTCCAGTCTCTGAATCAACAATACAACGATGAACGCCCCGGTGATTCGCGACTGCAGGCACGTCTGCATTCCTACGAACTGGCAGCGGCAATGCAGTTAACAGCACCGGAAGTGTTTGACCTCTCCACCGAAACCGAACGCACGCTGCAGATGTACGGACTGGATCGCGTTGGCAGGAGCCGGCCGTCCACAATCAACACTCCGGAAGAAACGGAGTATTTCGGTCGCAAGTGTCTGATCGCTCGTCGTCTGCTGGAACGGGGAGTTCGCTTTATTCAGATCTGGTCGGGTAACGACAATCGTTTTCCCAGACGAAACTGGGACAGTCATGAAAACATCGAACAGGATCATGGTCCTCTGGCTGCGGGAATGGCTGTTGGCACTGCTGCACTGCTGAAGGACCTTAAACAGCGAGGATTGCTGGAAGACACTATTGTTCTGTGGACAACGGAGTTTGGACGACTGCCATCCAGTCAGGGAGGCATTGGTCGAGACCACAACCCCTTCGTGTTCACCAACTGGTTATGTGGGGGAGGCATTCGAACCGGAATTTCGTACGGTCCGTCAGACGAGTGGGGCTACAAACCACTGGACCGTGAAAATCCGACACAGGTATATGACATACATGCAACAATTCTGCATTTACTGGGGATCGACCATAAGCGACTGACGGTTCGCCACGACGGAATTGATCGACGGTTGACGGACGTTCACGGACACGTAATCGACGAACTCCTTGCCTGA
- the sufC gene encoding Fe-S cluster assembly ATPase SufC has translation MGSLLKVSDLHVSVADTPILRGVNIEIRQGEIHALMGPNGSGKSTLAYALAGHPHYAVTDGSIEVDGVNVTELAPDERARMGLFLAFQYPVVIPGVKVADFIRHAISNVRNPDRKEGEGLVPMREYRKEIRACMQELNMDAEFARRYLNDGFSGGEKKRMEILQMAMLRPKFAVLDETDSGLDSDAVRVVSEGLAKLSGPDMGVLIITHHERLLEFNPPQYTHVMLGGRIVEIGDAQLAHDLHANGYADIRERHPDAAADNALAEAAAG, from the coding sequence ATGGGCAGTCTGCTCAAGGTTAGTGATTTGCATGTGTCGGTGGCAGATACTCCGATTTTGCGTGGTGTCAACATTGAAATCCGTCAGGGTGAGATTCATGCTCTGATGGGGCCAAACGGATCTGGAAAAAGTACTTTGGCTTATGCTTTGGCCGGGCATCCTCACTATGCCGTGACTGATGGTTCAATCGAAGTAGACGGCGTGAACGTGACTGAATTAGCTCCGGACGAGCGCGCCCGAATGGGATTGTTCCTGGCATTTCAGTACCCGGTCGTGATTCCAGGTGTCAAGGTAGCGGATTTCATCCGTCACGCGATCAGCAATGTGCGCAATCCGGACCGCAAGGAAGGCGAAGGTCTGGTACCTATGCGGGAATACCGGAAAGAGATTCGGGCATGTATGCAGGAACTCAATATGGATGCCGAGTTCGCGCGTCGGTATCTCAATGACGGGTTTTCCGGCGGCGAAAAGAAACGCATGGAAATTCTGCAGATGGCCATGCTCCGCCCAAAGTTTGCTGTTCTGGACGAAACCGACAGTGGACTGGACAGCGATGCGGTACGCGTTGTCAGTGAAGGGCTGGCAAAACTGTCCGGTCCTGACATGGGGGTTCTGATCATCACGCATCACGAACGGTTACTGGAGTTTAATCCACCTCAATACACACATGTCATGCTCGGTGGCCGGATTGTCGAAATCGGCGATGCGCAACTTGCTCATGACCTGCATGCCAATGGATATGCAGACATTCGGGAGCGACATCCGGATGCTGCAGCCGATAATGCCTTAGCCGAAGCAGCAGCCGGGTGA
- a CDS encoding transcriptional regulator, with product MAGIDGRDRELLEHLHRVGGADIQSLCDVLQITRTAVRARIQRLRSGGMLAVEAQSAGRGRPRQIYRINAEGMHALGEDYRQLAVVFWQVISEIDDEPLRNRLLARVRDRLAERFLRPLPVGGTVRERLDELADQMKSSGFNIESDHSAGLPILRETNCPFPMLADVDDSICQVEKEVMEQVLGVDVEFVNRCRDGYHCCEFQVKS from the coding sequence ATGGCTGGCATTGACGGACGAGATCGTGAATTGCTGGAACATCTGCACCGTGTCGGCGGAGCGGATATTCAGTCCTTGTGTGATGTTCTGCAGATTACGCGTACGGCAGTACGAGCAAGGATCCAGCGTTTGCGTTCAGGCGGGATGCTGGCAGTGGAGGCTCAGTCAGCCGGACGTGGTCGACCTCGTCAGATTTACCGGATTAATGCTGAGGGAATGCACGCATTGGGTGAAGACTACCGCCAGTTGGCGGTAGTGTTTTGGCAGGTGATTTCAGAAATCGACGATGAACCGCTTCGAAACCGGTTGCTGGCACGGGTTCGTGACCGTTTGGCAGAGCGTTTTCTGCGTCCGCTGCCGGTTGGTGGGACAGTTCGGGAGCGGCTGGACGAATTAGCTGATCAAATGAAATCCAGTGGTTTCAATATCGAATCAGACCACTCCGCAGGGCTGCCGATTCTGCGGGAAACCAACTGTCCTTTTCCCATGTTGGCCGACGTGGATGATTCAATTTGTCAGGTCGAGAAGGAAGTAATGGAGCAGGTACTGGGCGTAGACGTTGAGTTCGTGAATCGGTGTCGTGATGGTTATCATTGTTGTGAGTTTCAGGTGAAATCCTGA
- the sufB gene encoding Fe-S cluster assembly protein SufB — protein sequence MSTDAPVRSEVEIGDYQYGFHDSTENYEFKSRKGLDADVVAQISEMKNEPAWMREFRLRSLEIFQSRPMPSWGGDMSDLDFNEIFYYMKAAKEQGRSWDDVPDDIRKTYDRLGIPEAEKKYLSGVKAQYESEVVYGSLKEDLAKQGVLFTDTDSALRDHPEMFQQYFSTIIPPEDNKFAALNSAVWSGGSFIYVPPGVNIEFPLQAYFRINSQNMGQFERTLIIVDEGASAHYVEGCTAPTYSSDSLHSAVVEIVVKKGGRFRYTTIQNWSNNVYNLVTKRAMAYGDALMEWVDGNLGSKLTMKYPAIYLMEPGARGETLSIAFSGAGQHQDAGAKMVHCAPNTSSRIISKSISKDGGRSSYRGLVKVEDGAGQCRSNVVCDALILDPASKSDTYPYIEVEEQDVAIEHEASVSRIAEEQLFYLMSRGLSEAEASAMIVTGFIEPLVKELPMEYAVEMNRLIELQMEGSVG from the coding sequence ATGAGTACAGACGCCCCTGTCAGATCTGAAGTCGAAATAGGTGACTACCAGTACGGCTTCCACGATTCCACAGAAAACTACGAATTCAAAAGCCGCAAGGGGCTGGACGCGGATGTTGTTGCGCAGATTTCTGAGATGAAGAACGAGCCTGCATGGATGCGGGAGTTTCGTCTGCGGTCACTTGAAATTTTTCAGTCGAGACCGATGCCGAGCTGGGGCGGCGACATGTCCGACCTCGATTTCAACGAAATTTTCTATTACATGAAAGCGGCGAAGGAACAGGGCCGCAGCTGGGATGACGTCCCCGACGACATTCGCAAAACTTATGACCGCCTGGGGATTCCCGAGGCTGAAAAGAAGTATCTCTCCGGAGTGAAGGCTCAGTACGAGTCTGAAGTTGTTTACGGAAGTCTGAAGGAGGACCTCGCAAAACAAGGTGTCCTGTTCACCGATACTGATTCGGCTCTTCGTGATCATCCGGAGATGTTTCAGCAGTACTTTTCAACGATCATTCCTCCGGAAGACAATAAGTTTGCTGCTCTGAACAGTGCTGTGTGGTCGGGTGGATCATTTATTTATGTGCCGCCTGGAGTGAATATCGAATTTCCGCTGCAGGCCTACTTCCGCATCAACAGCCAGAACATGGGGCAGTTTGAGCGGACATTGATCATCGTCGATGAAGGAGCATCTGCGCACTATGTCGAAGGCTGTACGGCTCCTACGTACAGCAGCGACAGCCTGCACAGTGCCGTGGTGGAAATTGTGGTGAAAAAGGGTGGCCGATTCCGCTACACCACAATTCAGAACTGGTCGAACAATGTGTACAACCTGGTCACCAAACGTGCGATGGCCTATGGCGATGCACTGATGGAATGGGTTGACGGGAACCTCGGCAGTAAACTGACCATGAAGTATCCGGCGATCTATCTGATGGAACCTGGTGCCCGCGGAGAAACACTTTCAATCGCATTCTCCGGTGCGGGGCAGCATCAGGACGCCGGCGCCAAGATGGTGCATTGTGCTCCCAACACGAGTAGTCGCATTATCAGCAAGAGTATCAGTAAGGACGGCGGTCGCAGTAGCTATCGCGGACTGGTCAAAGTGGAAGACGGTGCTGGTCAGTGCAGGAGCAATGTTGTGTGCGATGCGTTAATTCTTGATCCGGCCAGTAAGAGTGACACATACCCGTACATCGAAGTCGAAGAACAGGACGTGGCGATCGAACATGAAGCCAGTGTGAGCAGGATTGCGGAAGAACAGCTGTTTTATCTGATGAGCCGTGGTCTGAGTGAAGCTGAAGCCAGTGCTATGATTGTTACTGGGTTTATTGAGCCGCTGGTAAAAGAATTGCCCATGGAATACGCCGTTGAAATGAACCGGCTGATTGAGCTGCAAATGGAAGGTAGTGTTGGCTGA
- the sufD gene encoding Fe-S cluster assembly protein SufD yields the protein MAVTTLNISRSGFDAEVFEEFLAAQNEAAWITDARRVAYAAYEQTLAAELNPEEFKRIDLRVFNAAKFRPLLKPDDAAAVSTLLADKTDYGGRIVHVDGHTTHSELLNEISAQGVLFGDLRTLLTENRELLEPYFLKQAVRPDADRFSAWHAAFWTGGTLLYVPKGVQVDLPLHSLIGHSKDGVAEFSHTLVIVEDEARATLLEETTSATADISGLHVGCVELIVGRNAGLRYVQLQNWNQKAWHFAHQAGNVDNSGSLQWTVVGLGGRLSHIHQDVNLQGRSSTAEVNGVTFAVDRQKVSYYTQQHHQAQGTHSDLLYKEVLRDESRVIWRGMIKVDEAAQQTDGYQRSDALMLSADARCDSIPGLEIEADDVRCTHGATTGRVDEEQIFYAQSRGISEKEAMHIIVEGFFQQIYDRIPVEVVRETLSRAVQGKLGIETVVDL from the coding sequence ATGGCCGTCACCACGCTTAATATTTCCCGATCGGGGTTCGATGCTGAAGTTTTCGAGGAGTTTCTCGCTGCACAAAACGAAGCTGCCTGGATAACTGACGCCCGTCGCGTCGCCTACGCAGCTTATGAACAGACGCTGGCTGCAGAACTGAACCCCGAGGAATTCAAACGAATAGACCTGCGAGTTTTCAATGCCGCAAAATTTCGCCCTTTGTTAAAGCCGGATGATGCGGCCGCGGTGTCAACACTGCTTGCAGACAAGACGGATTACGGCGGACGAATTGTTCATGTTGACGGTCACACCACCCACTCAGAACTACTGAATGAAATTTCAGCGCAGGGTGTGCTCTTTGGTGATCTGCGGACGTTGCTGACAGAAAACCGTGAACTGCTGGAACCTTATTTTCTTAAGCAGGCTGTCAGGCCGGACGCTGATCGGTTTTCCGCATGGCATGCAGCCTTCTGGACCGGCGGGACCCTCCTCTACGTTCCCAAAGGTGTTCAGGTTGATTTGCCGCTTCACAGTCTGATTGGTCACAGCAAAGACGGGGTTGCTGAGTTCAGTCATACCCTGGTCATTGTCGAGGACGAAGCGCGAGCCACTTTACTGGAAGAAACAACGTCTGCGACCGCTGACATCAGCGGCCTGCATGTTGGCTGCGTTGAACTGATTGTCGGGCGGAATGCCGGTTTGCGTTATGTTCAGCTGCAGAACTGGAATCAGAAGGCCTGGCACTTTGCTCACCAGGCCGGCAATGTTGACAACTCCGGGTCACTCCAGTGGACGGTGGTGGGGCTGGGTGGCAGGCTGAGCCACATTCATCAGGATGTCAATCTGCAGGGACGCAGTTCCACGGCGGAAGTCAATGGTGTTACGTTCGCCGTCGATCGCCAGAAGGTCTCCTATTACACGCAGCAACACCATCAGGCCCAGGGAACTCACAGCGACCTGTTGTACAAAGAAGTCCTGCGTGATGAGTCACGAGTCATCTGGCGCGGAATGATCAAAGTTGACGAAGCGGCTCAGCAGACGGACGGCTACCAGCGCAGCGATGCGCTGATGCTGAGCGCAGATGCTCGCTGTGACAGTATTCCCGGACTGGAAATCGAAGCGGACGACGTACGGTGCACTCACGGAGCAACAACAGGTCGCGTCGATGAAGAGCAGATTTTTTATGCTCAAAGCCGGGGCATCAGCGAAAAAGAGGCCATGCACATTATCGTGGAGGGCTTCTTTCAGCAGATCTATGACCGAATTCCGGTTGAAGTTGTACGGGAAACACTCAGTCGAGCCGTTCAGGGCAAACTGGGAATTGAGACGGTAGTGGACCTTTGA
- a CDS encoding PfkB family carbohydrate kinase: MSSLLSPERLKSLVECFSDCRIAVVGDFFLDKYLDIDPCLEEPSVETGKPARQVASVRCFPGAAGTVVSNLSALGAGTLHAAGFTGDDGEAWELRRGLTAMRCSTEHLHVVPERFTPTYTKPRNMSVSGLDGEYSRIDIKNRQTTPTETEHAIIASITDLVSEVDAVIVMDQVEARNCGAVTAMVREHLGTLAENNPDVIFWADSRRRIREYRNVITKPNEFELTGNDDPVPGDTVDAAELQSAAAQLRTKTGAPVFVTCGANGMFVTDPQWTAVPGIRLTGEIDTTGAGDSVTAGCVLALCSGASCEQAAVVGNLVASVTVRQLATTGTACSSQLGLCLQTWLEQVG, translated from the coding sequence GTGAGTTCACTGCTGAGTCCTGAGCGTCTGAAATCACTGGTCGAATGTTTTTCTGACTGTCGAATTGCTGTTGTGGGTGACTTCTTTCTGGACAAATATCTGGACATTGATCCGTGTCTGGAAGAACCAAGTGTGGAGACCGGTAAGCCAGCCCGCCAGGTGGCGTCGGTTCGTTGTTTTCCTGGTGCAGCCGGTACTGTTGTATCGAATCTGAGTGCACTGGGCGCGGGAACACTGCATGCCGCCGGATTCACTGGTGACGATGGTGAAGCGTGGGAGCTGCGACGCGGGCTGACGGCAATGCGATGTTCAACCGAACACCTGCATGTCGTACCCGAACGATTCACCCCGACCTATACCAAGCCACGCAACATGAGTGTCAGCGGACTCGACGGCGAGTATTCGCGAATCGACATCAAAAATCGTCAGACAACTCCGACAGAGACAGAGCATGCGATCATTGCGTCTATCACAGACCTTGTCTCTGAAGTGGATGCTGTGATCGTGATGGATCAGGTGGAAGCTCGGAATTGCGGAGCTGTCACAGCGATGGTTCGGGAACATCTCGGGACGTTGGCCGAAAATAATCCGGATGTGATCTTCTGGGCCGACAGCAGACGCCGAATTCGCGAGTATCGAAATGTGATTACGAAGCCAAACGAATTTGAACTGACCGGCAATGACGATCCTGTGCCTGGAGATACGGTCGATGCAGCTGAACTGCAGAGTGCAGCTGCTCAGCTGCGTACGAAGACCGGTGCTCCGGTCTTCGTGACCTGTGGCGCCAACGGAATGTTCGTGACAGATCCGCAATGGACTGCCGTTCCCGGCATTCGGCTGACCGGAGAAATCGATACCACGGGTGCAGGCGACAGTGTGACCGCGGGCTGCGTGCTTGCTTTGTGTTCCGGCGCATCGTGTGAACAGGCAGCAGTGGTTGGCAATCTCGTTGCCTCAGTCACTGTCCGGCAGCTGGCCACCACCGGTACGGCCTGTTCATCTCAACTCGGACTCTGCCTTCAAACCTGGCTGGAACAAGTCGGCTGA
- the nuoB gene encoding NADH-quinone oxidoreductase subunit NuoB: MTWIEGRFEENVITTSVEQAMNWGQQSSIWPMTFGLACCAIEMMAAGASKYDIDRFGAGAFRATPRQADLMIVAGTVTFKMASRVRRLYEQMPDPKYVIAMGACTVGGGPYFKHGYHVVKGVDLVVPVDVYVPGCPPRPEALLEGLMRIQDKIKARKITRGETQLPVPHHSGCSALNV; encoded by the coding sequence ATGACATGGATCGAAGGGCGATTCGAAGAAAACGTCATCACAACGAGTGTCGAGCAGGCGATGAACTGGGGTCAACAGTCCAGTATCTGGCCAATGACATTCGGACTGGCGTGTTGCGCTATCGAGATGATGGCGGCAGGGGCGAGCAAATACGACATCGATCGTTTTGGGGCAGGTGCGTTTCGTGCCACGCCGCGACAGGCGGACCTGATGATCGTTGCCGGAACAGTTACCTTCAAGATGGCAAGTCGGGTTCGTCGACTTTACGAACAGATGCCGGATCCGAAGTATGTCATTGCGATGGGAGCCTGCACGGTAGGTGGAGGTCCGTATTTCAAGCATGGTTATCATGTAGTCAAGGGCGTCGATCTGGTGGTGCCGGTGGATGTGTATGTTCCAGGGTGTCCTCCGCGACCCGAAGCACTGCTTGAAGGTTTGATGCGGATTCAGGACAAGATTAAGGCTCGCAAAATCACACGGGGCGAAACTCAGCTCCCGGTGCCTCACCACAGTGGTTGCTCGGCACTCAACGTGTGA
- the proC gene encoding pyrroline-5-carboxylate reductase, whose protein sequence is MDITTLSVGFIGGGRMATALAQGFCRNGLARDRISAVDPDSQARNIFVDSVGQGVRVHDKLCSELLQADVLILAVKPQIMTQVLTGLENQISKSQLIISIAAGINVSTIEDSLPAGSRVIRVMPNTPCLVGSGACGVSAGNSATSKDLEIVHALLESVGIVEVIPEKLMNAVTGLSGSGPAYVFQIIEALSDGGVRMGLPRTTATRLASQTLLGAAKMVLETGEHPGQLKDAVTSPAGTTIAGVHALESGGLRAALMNAVRASAERSAELG, encoded by the coding sequence ATGGATATTACAACCCTATCAGTCGGCTTCATCGGGGGCGGACGGATGGCAACGGCGCTGGCACAGGGATTCTGCCGGAATGGTCTGGCAAGGGATCGAATCAGTGCAGTTGATCCGGATTCTCAGGCCCGAAATATATTTGTGGACTCGGTTGGGCAGGGTGTCAGAGTGCACGACAAACTGTGTTCTGAACTGCTGCAGGCAGATGTACTCATTCTGGCAGTGAAACCGCAAATCATGACTCAGGTCCTGACCGGACTGGAAAATCAGATTTCGAAATCACAGCTGATTATCTCCATTGCAGCCGGAATTAATGTTTCCACGATAGAGGATTCACTTCCGGCGGGATCCCGAGTGATTCGGGTGATGCCCAACACTCCGTGTCTGGTTGGTTCGGGCGCCTGCGGAGTCAGTGCCGGGAACAGCGCCACATCCAAAGATCTTGAAATTGTTCATGCGTTGCTCGAATCGGTTGGCATCGTCGAAGTCATCCCTGAGAAGCTCATGAATGCGGTGACCGGATTATCGGGAAGTGGTCCTGCTTACGTGTTTCAAATCATTGAGGCTCTGAGCGACGGAGGGGTTCGGATGGGGCTGCCTCGCACGACAGCGACCCGTCTGGCGTCTCAAACGTTACTAGGAGCAGCAAAAATGGTTCTGGAGACCGGAGAACATCCAGGACAGCTCAAAGACGCGGTCACCAGCCCGGCCGGGACGACGATTGCCGGGGTGCATGCATTGGAATCCGGTGGACTTCGCGCGGCTTTAATGAATGCCGTGCGTGCGTCTGCAGAAAGGTCTGCAGAACTTGGTTGA
- a CDS encoding HAD hydrolase-like protein: MTDQIEHDFRPVNPAGVATQFITDSTIEIIDGFVPSAALRHVLFDFDGTLSLVREGWTEVMVPMMVEYLLETGTDETSEHLSGICAEFVMQLTGKQTIYQMIRLAEEIRQRGGRPLEPAAYKHEYHKRLMQRIESRRERLRSGQTPPTEMVVPGSFELLNRLRDRDVQLYLASGTDEQYVREEVDLLQLGEYFGPHVYGAQEDYRSFSKAQVIQRILTEHSVDGATLLGFGDGYVEIQNVRDVGGTAVAVASDETERSGRPDAWKRDRLIAAGAHAVVPDYQDAGRLVEWLWNI, encoded by the coding sequence ATGACAGATCAGATCGAACACGATTTCCGACCGGTAAATCCCGCCGGTGTGGCGACTCAGTTTATTACTGACAGTACCATTGAAATCATCGATGGCTTTGTCCCTTCCGCCGCACTCCGGCACGTACTGTTTGATTTCGATGGTACGCTCAGTCTGGTCCGTGAGGGGTGGACTGAGGTCATGGTGCCAATGATGGTGGAATACCTCCTCGAAACTGGTACAGACGAAACCAGCGAACACCTGTCCGGGATCTGTGCCGAATTCGTTATGCAGCTTACCGGTAAACAGACGATTTATCAGATGATTCGCCTCGCGGAGGAAATCCGGCAGCGCGGCGGGAGACCACTTGAGCCTGCTGCATACAAGCACGAATATCATAAGCGACTGATGCAGCGTATCGAATCCCGTCGCGAACGGTTGCGGTCCGGTCAGACACCCCCGACAGAAATGGTGGTGCCAGGCAGTTTTGAACTGCTCAATCGGCTGCGTGATCGCGATGTTCAGCTGTATCTGGCCAGTGGAACCGACGAACAGTATGTTCGTGAAGAAGTTGATTTGTTGCAACTGGGGGAATACTTTGGCCCTCACGTTTATGGTGCACAGGAAGACTACAGGTCTTTCTCCAAAGCCCAGGTGATTCAAAGGATTCTGACGGAACACAGTGTCGATGGCGCGACTCTTCTGGGGTTTGGTGACGGATACGTTGAGATTCAGAATGTCCGGGATGTAGGTGGCACGGCCGTTGCCGTTGCCAGTGATGAAACGGAGCGCAGCGGCCGACCCGATGCGTGGAAGCGTGACAGATTGATTGCAGCCGGGGCCCATGCCGTCGTTCCCGACTACCAGGACGCCGGTCGGTTAGTCGAATGGTTGTGGAACATTTGA